In Mytilus edulis chromosome 6, xbMytEdul2.2, whole genome shotgun sequence, the following proteins share a genomic window:
- the LOC139526127 gene encoding uncharacterized protein: MMLWKKEVVGYDSSAALLNGVFFYDCKLFGLRGRDEHHSLDASQINIGTDDKGKYIQFIETNSRTFKGGLKQKNVENKNINHYTNATSDKDLFKLYELYIGHSEISPEGNSKFYKRPLRDSLRFSKQNLGINKLENLMKTMCIKAGLSGNFTNHSGKRTCATTMFQSGIDEQTIMSRTGHRSVQGVRKYKRPSDDQLRDISNVLEPNCKSSKIKTENNSSDGKENEKCHIVELQSQSKSCVPFGGFNNCNVTFNIGK, encoded by the coding sequence ATGATGTTATGGAAAAAAGAAGTTGTTGGGTACGATTCGTCAGCGGCTCTTTTAAATGGTGTCTTCTTTTATGATTGCAAACTATTTGGGTTGCGTGGGAGAGATGAACACCATAGCTTGGATGCATCTCAGATTAATATAGGAACTGACGATAAAGGAAAGTATATTCAGTTCATAGAGACAAACAGTAGAACATTTAAAGGTGGGTTAAAGCAGAAAAATGTTGAGAACAAGAACATTAATCATTACACAAATGCGACCAGTGACAAGGATTTGTTTAAGCTATACGAGCTCTACATTGGACATTCTGAAATAAGTCCGGAGGGAAATTCAAAGTTCTATAAACGTCCACTACGTGATTCATTGAGATTCTCCAAACAAAACCTTGGCATCAACAAACTTGAAAACCTTATGAAAACCATGTGCATCAAAGCTGGACTCTCTGGCAACTTTACTAATCATAGCGGGAAGCGTACCTGTGCAACTACTATGTTCCAGTCAGGAATAGATGAGCAAACTATAATGTCGCGAACTGGCCACCGCAGTGTCCAGGGTGTTCGAAAATACAAAAGGCCTTCTGATGATCAGCTACGAGACATATCAAACGTTTTGGAGCCAAACTGTAAATcatctaaaattaaaactgaGAACAATTCTTCTGACGGAAAGGAAAACGAAAAGTGCCATATTGTTGAACTTCAAAGTCAGAGTAAGAGTTGCGTACCATTCGGAGGATTTAACAACTGTAATGTTACCTTCAACATTGGGAAGTAA